Proteins from one Arthrobacter sp. DNA4 genomic window:
- a CDS encoding VOC family protein has protein sequence MALVEGYRHGEPCWADLQTPDVAAAKDFYGRLFGWTFQDFPTPDGRSYAQAFVRGRLVATLAPQSPLQLKAGTSAKWNVYFAAADAADVLEEAAHAGGAAEFGPEAVGDTGVLGFLAPPGGGTTGIWQAGSHYGSQLFNEPGALAWAELFTPEPQAAVGFFQQLFGHEVTEYPQDDGGSYSTLLIDGNEVAGVIPADEGGEAGWQIYYGTADVAVAAAAAQAAGGQVLVEPDERPADGSLATIRDPQGGVLNLIQTPA, from the coding sequence ATGGCATTAGTTGAGGGATACCGTCACGGCGAGCCCTGCTGGGCAGATCTGCAGACCCCCGATGTTGCGGCCGCCAAGGACTTCTACGGCAGGCTCTTTGGCTGGACTTTCCAGGACTTTCCCACCCCGGACGGCCGCAGCTACGCGCAGGCCTTTGTCCGTGGGCGGTTGGTGGCCACCCTTGCACCGCAAAGCCCCCTGCAGCTGAAGGCCGGCACCTCCGCAAAGTGGAACGTCTACTTCGCCGCCGCAGACGCTGCGGACGTACTGGAGGAGGCGGCCCACGCAGGAGGGGCGGCCGAATTCGGGCCGGAGGCGGTAGGCGATACCGGTGTTCTGGGCTTCCTCGCTCCTCCCGGTGGCGGAACCACAGGAATCTGGCAGGCAGGAAGCCACTACGGCAGCCAACTTTTCAACGAGCCGGGCGCGCTGGCCTGGGCCGAACTCTTCACGCCCGAGCCCCAGGCCGCCGTCGGTTTCTTCCAGCAGCTTTTCGGGCATGAGGTCACCGAATACCCCCAGGACGACGGCGGCAGTTACAGCACGCTGCTCATCGACGGCAACGAGGTGGCCGGGGTCATTCCTGCCGATGAGGGCGGCGAAGCGGGCTGGCAGATCTACTACGGCACGGCAGACGTTGCCGTGGCGGCAGCAGCCGCCCAGGCAGCAGGGGGCCAGGTCCTCGTAGAGCCGGACGAGCGTCCCGCCGACGGATCACTGGCCACCATCAGGGACCCGCAGGGCGGCGTCCTCAACCTGATCCAAACCCCCGCTTAA
- a CDS encoding alpha/beta fold hydrolase produces MAGIVDIDGHPTWLEDRGGNGAPLLLLHGGLSNSDALLGTIGTGLAEHYRLIAFDRRGHGYTADTDADFHYSDMAREAVSVLERVAAGPAHLVGWSDGGIIALLVALARPDLVAKMVIIGTNYHVDGIHRVDMDPDSPVLQELAGAYAERSPDGPGHFEAVARKGMQLISTEPSLTTSQVSRIQQQVLVAVGDDDIVTLPHTVSLYEALPNGQLAVIPGASHGLPFEQPAILTSLMLPFLAADGPPMTLMPVRRRAR; encoded by the coding sequence ATGGCCGGCATCGTAGACATTGATGGACACCCGACCTGGTTGGAGGACCGCGGCGGCAATGGCGCTCCACTGCTCCTGCTGCACGGCGGCCTCAGCAACAGTGATGCCCTTCTTGGCACTATTGGCACCGGACTCGCGGAACACTACCGTCTCATCGCATTCGACCGCCGCGGCCATGGATACACCGCCGACACCGATGCCGACTTCCATTACAGCGATATGGCGCGGGAGGCAGTCAGCGTCCTCGAGAGGGTGGCCGCCGGCCCCGCCCACCTCGTCGGCTGGAGCGACGGCGGCATCATCGCCCTCCTCGTGGCACTGGCGCGGCCGGACCTGGTGGCAAAAATGGTCATCATCGGCACCAACTACCACGTGGACGGCATCCATCGAGTGGACATGGACCCGGACTCGCCAGTGTTACAGGAGCTCGCCGGGGCCTACGCCGAGCGTTCTCCTGACGGACCCGGGCATTTTGAGGCGGTGGCCCGGAAAGGGATGCAACTGATCAGCACCGAGCCTTCGCTCACTACGTCCCAGGTCTCGCGGATACAGCAGCAAGTACTGGTGGCAGTGGGGGACGACGACATTGTGACCCTGCCTCATACCGTCTCCTTGTATGAGGCATTGCCCAATGGGCAGCTGGCGGTGATTCCCGGGGCGTCCCACGGCCTGCCGTTTGAGCAGCCCGCAATACTCACCAGCCTTATGCTTCCGTTCCTGGCGGCCGATGGGCCTCCCATGACCCTCATGCCCGTCAGGCGCCGCGCACGTTAG